The following are encoded together in the Mugil cephalus isolate CIBA_MC_2020 chromosome 18, CIBA_Mcephalus_1.1, whole genome shotgun sequence genome:
- the LOC124995586 gene encoding crystallin J1C-like yields the protein MALSVADRAVGAIIGAAVADAAAQPMHWIYNQDRLKEVLSDLEPCPEFRPQSANPFYRRTTGEQTCYGDQAYVLLESLSQCGDVDVKDLTKRIYEFFGPGTVYDLPLNDPYRKKGGPKAVLPIDGPWRNGSLKAFMRNVDAGKEETGSDVDCQMDGVTKLAPVVAMFAGQPEMLEKVEKAMRVTQNDDMCVAVTLAAARFLEHFILNGPDPNALDAVLAQLNDPKRQNPQELDRAVIAQIHQVKDNLARPSQQLIPDMFTNTUALPGAFQGALHGVLTLNQMDEAVRDTMRRGGCTASRSSFIGACFGAQTGLQGIPESWRKRTLRYPVLLELAEKVVKKSQQS from the exons ATGGCTCTGAGTGTGGCGGACAGAGCCGTTGGGGCCATTATTGGGGCGGCAGTGGCAGATGCAGCAG CTCAGCCTATGCACTGGATCTACAACCAAGACAGACTGAAAGAAGTTCTCTCTGATCTGGAGCCCTGTCCAGAGTTTCGGCCTCAGTCAGCGAATCCTTTCTACCGCAGGACAACTGGCGAGCAGACCTGCTATGGAGACCAGGCGTACGTCCTGCTGGAGTCACTGAGTCAGTGCGGAG ATGTCGATGTGAAAGATTTGACCAAGCGCATCTACGAGTTCTTCGGACCAGGAACAGTCTACGATCTGCCTCTCAACGATCCTTACAGGAAGAAAGGAG GTCCCAAAGCTGTTCTCCCCATCGATGGTCCTTGGAGGAACGGGAGCCTGAAGGCTTTCATGAGAAATGTCGACGCTGGCAAAGAAGAAACAG gcAGTGACGTGGACTGTCAAATGGATGGCGTCACTAAGCTAGCCCCGGTGGTGGCCATGTTCGCTGGGCAACCTGAGATGCTGGAGAAAGTGGAGAAAGCCATGCGGGTCACCCAGAATGACGACATGTGCGTGGCTGTGACGCTGGCTGCAGCGAG ATTTTTGGAGCATTTCATCCTGAACGGTCCAGATCCGAACGCCCTGGATGCAGTTCTGGCTCAGCTGAATGACCCCAAGAGACAGAACCCTCAGGAGCTGGACAGGGCAGTCATTG CGCAAATCCACCAGGTGAAGGACAACCTAGCCAGACCGTCCCAACAGCTCATACCTGACATGTTCACAAACACATGAG CTTTGCCCGGTGCGTTCCAGGGAGCGCTCCATGGAGTCCTGACGCTGAACCAGATGGATGAGGCGGTCAGGGACACCATGCGCCGCGGGGGATGCACCGCCAGCCGATCCTCCTTTATAGGAGCCTGTTTTGGGGCGCAG aCCGGCCTCCAGGGGATCCCAGAGTcttggaggaagaggacactCAGATACCCGGTGCTGCTGGAACTCGCTGAAAAAGTGGTCAAAAAAAGCCAGCAGTCATAG